TGCAGCCCCGGATCAGATCCGCGACCAGACGGCGGGTCGGCTCGTTGGAATAGTCCAAAGACGGAAAATCCAACCCGTAAGCGGCAAGTTCATCGGCGCTCATCTGGATGACAAAATTGTTTTCTGTTGTTGCTGTGATCTTCATTTTTTATGTTCTCGTCCTTTCAAAAGGATATATTTCGATTTTAACCGCATATAGTCCGACATTCAAGAGGTGGTTTTTGGCACATGCCCGACATCAGAGGCCGCGGGATCGTTTTGCGGCAACGCAAAAATTCGATTTTAACCGCTCCAATAAAGGAATACAGCGATTGCAAGCAGCTTTCCGTGCCGATCTCATACGGCGCAAAGGTGCTTTTTGCCATCGGCTCAGCGGTGGCTCGCAATGACTTGATTGCGGTTGACAGCGCCGCCGGAATTAACATTTATTCCCCCTGTGCAGGTGTTTTGGAAAGCATTACCGCCTGCGACCATCCGTTGCTCGGTAAATGCGATCTGCTCAATCTCACCGTTTCCGAATCCGCCGAAATCGAAAAAAACATCCAGCTCAAACTCGGTGAGGGAAAACTGTCTTATCAGGAGATTACCGGTATCGTCGATACGCTGGACGGGAAATCGCTGGCTCATAAACTCAAGGAGTTCTCCGCAGACGGCATCACAACCCTTGCGGCCGATGCGATTCAGGATCAACCGTTTGTCTGCAGCGAAAGCGGTGTGCTATATAACCATTATACGCTCGTGGAGGAAGGACTCAAAATCGCAGCCGAACTGGCCGGGATTCAAAGGACCGAGGTTTTCGTCTATTATCGGCGTGACAGAGGAGAGCCCGAACTCAAGTTCGACAGTCGTATTACGGTCGTCTGCGGAAAATACCCGGCACGATATCCCTATATCGCCAAAAACAAAAAGAAAATCGGTTTTATCAGCGCACAGGCCTGTTTCGATCTTATCAAACTGGTTCGTACCGGTGAACAGCAGTTGACCACAGTCGTAACGGTCGCGGGCCATCACATCACCAAACCGTCTAATGTCCGCGTTCCCATCGGAACCCCGATCGGTGAATTGATTGATTTTTGCGAACCCGATAACAGCCCTGCCGCTGTTATTGTCGGAGGACCGCTGACCGGCAAATATACCGAAGACCTTACAACGCCTGTATATCCCGGTATGGGTGCGGTTTTGCTGTTGGAGCCAATCTCCATCCGTGAGATGGCCAACTGCTGGGGCTGCGGAGAATGCGTGCGCTGCTGCCCGGAGGGCCTGATGCCGCTCTATATTGCCCGGTTTTCAAGGCACGGAAAACTGTCGGACTGCCGGGACTTCGGCGTTCTGCGCTGCATCGAATGCGGCTGCTGCAGCTATGTCTGTACCGGTGGGTTGGATCCGATGTCTTTCATTTTAAGCGCGAAAAATCAACTTAAATCTTATCGCACGACTCAACAAAAACAAGAACTTCCCCAGCGGCGCCACCCGCTCTCGTCAAATCCCTCCGCCACGCCCGAGCTTAAAAAAGGAGGGGATCGGAAATGAAGATTATAAAGACCTCCGCTCCTTATATCAACTCCGGAAAATCTTCAAACGCCTCCATGAAACGCATGATCGTCTGCCTGGGGCTGACACTGCTGTATGCGATGTTTTTCTTCGGATTACGGGTACTCTTCAACGCTGTCGTCAGCGTATTGGCCTGCGAACTCTGTGAGCTCATTGTATCTCGTATGGTTCGCCTGCCCGGTACCGCAAAAGACCTCTCGGCTGTTGTCACCGCGTTGATTATCGTCCTGTTGCTGCCGGCAACTGTACCTATTTGGTTGATTTTAATTGCCGATGCCTTTGCGATTTTTATCGCAAAAGCGGTCTTCGGCGGTCTGGGGCACAATCCGTTCAACCCCGCAGCCGTTGCGCTGGCGTTCCTGACGGTCTGTTGGCCGAGATATATCTTTCAATATCCCACTGTGCCTCAGACACTCCCGATTTTCTCCGGTGATCTGTCAAATGTGACTTATGGGTTCTCAGTGCTGGCCTATGTCAACGCGGGTGGAGTAGCACCATACCGCCTTGCCGATATCTTTTTCGGCGCGGTACCGACGGCGGTCGGAACGGGATGCGGACTGCTTTTACTCGCCTGCTTCATATATCTCTCTGTCAAACGCACCATCCATTGGAGAATCACAACGGCTTTCCTTCTCACCTTTGCCATTCTCTCAGCCCTGTTACCGCGCGCGGGTGTTTGGTACATCTCATTGTTTTCCGAACTGTTCTCGGGTTATCTGCTGTTCGCGGCGGTATTCATGCTGACCGATCCCTCTACATCTCCGAAATCCGACATCGGCGGTATTATCTATGGTGTCATTTGTGCGATTACGGTTATACTGATGAGGCGATACGGTATTTATGAGGAGAGCTTGTGCTTTGCTTTAATCATCTGCAATGCGATTGCGCCGACCCTTGACAGATGGGTTGCCAGGATTCCGGAAAGAGGATAAAGAAATGTCCAAAAAAATGCTGCCAAGTTCAAAAAAACAAAAAAAGAGCATGCCGGCTTTTCGCCGACGGCTTCGCCGAACCTTTGATAATCAACTTGACCGAGCCATCGTGCAAAGTGCAAAAAACACGATGCGCGGGCTTGCCAGAACGGCCAATATCAAACCCGAAGAAGAAAATTTTTATGATGAACGCATGCATGATACCAGTGCCAAGAACGTCTTCAGAAACGGCCTGCTGCTTAATAATCCGGTGTTGTTCAACGCTTTCGGCGTCACCGTTCTGATCGGCGCCTGTGACACGCTGGCCAAAGCGCTGGTGATTTCGTGCATGACCCTGGCGTTAATGCTGGTCACTGAACTGCTGGCTTCACTGGTCTATAAAGACTTCGATACCCCTATGCGCATGACTGCTTATGTTCTGACCGCTGCTGTGCTGTTGGCACTGATCGCTCCTCCCATTTTCAATCGTTATCCCTCTTTAGTCTCTTCATTGGGCATTTATCTGCCCCTAATCTGTATTACCGGACTTATCACCGTGCGTTGTGAGACCTTCGCCTCAGTGAATACCGCCGGACTTGCCGCCATGGATGCAATCGGCTGTTCCAGCGGATTTGCCGCGGTAGCCATTCTCTTCGGCGTGCTGCGCGAATTCATATCCTCGAATTCGTTCGCCGGCATCGTTATCGGTCAGGGACGCACTTTCCCTGCTGCCTCAATGGCTTTTTTCGCATTTTTAATGCTCGGTCTGTTATCGGCGCTCGCACAGAGGATCAGGCGGCTCTGGTTCAGGCGTCGTCAGTCTGAGATCAACGACGCTGTCGGGGGTGATAAACTATGAGTGATTTCACCCGCTTTATAACTATGGCCATCGCCATCATATTTGCCGAAAATCTGTTTTTCTCACGCGCACTCGGTACCGAGGTTGTCATCCGGATTATGGCACGCCCAAGGGACTTTCTCAAATTCAGCTTGATTCTTACGATCGTTACGGTGTTATCCTCGGTTACGGGCTGGATGATTGATTTCGCAATCACGGCATTGGGATTCACGGTATATGCTTCCTATTATGTAGGAAAATCACTGGCCTATGTCATCGCCCTCATCCTGATGTATCTGCTGGCCGATGCGATTTTACATCGTGCCGCTCCCGCCTTTCACCGCAGCATTTCAAAAGTTCTGCCCATCGCGGTATTCAATACCGCCGCACTCGGCGCACCGCTTTTGTTGACACGCCTGCGCCCCACGTTGCTCACAGGACTGCCCGGAAGCAACTTATTAGGGGCCGTAATTTTCGGCGTTGCGGTCGGCGTCGGTTTTATGTTTGCGCTCTTGCTCATGACCGAGGGTATCCGACAGATTGAAGCGATGGATTTGCCGGACGCTTTTGACGGTCTGCCCGCACGTTTTGTCTATATCGGCCTGCTCGCGCTCGCCTTTGCGGGCGTCGCCGGCCGTCAGACATTATTATAAAAGATTATAGGAGGTCCCGCCCATGAAGGTCAAACGATCGAAGTATATGTACAGAAAAAAGCGCCCATGGCTGACGATATTATTGATCGTCGTCTGTGTCGCGGCGCTGTTCGGACTCGGTTGGCTGTTGTCAGCTGCTTTGCCCGGGCTGTCCGGCAAAGCGGAATCTTCCGTTCCGCCGACATCCGTTGCTTCATCGGTACCCGCTTCAATGACCTCGTCCGCGACTTCATCCGTTACCATCGGTTCTTCGAGTCTCGTTTCGGAGACCTCTATGCCCACTCCGGTTTCACAGCCGCTTTCAAGTATAAAAGCCGTCTCACCGCAGGGCGCTGCGCTCTATGATGACAGCTTACTCAGTCAATTCTGTTTGGACGCCAAAGCTGCCGGTGCAGACACAATCGTTATCGACGTCAAGACCGCTGATTCTTATGTGATTTATACAGACGTCGGCTTCAGCAAAACCATCGGCGCATCCACCCCCGAATACGCCGCCATTGCGACCACCGGCGGCATCGACCCGCTTTATACGGCCCGAAAAAACCTTTACAGCGTGGTCAGCACCATTAAAGCTAACGGCCTGCAGGCCGTTGCAAGAATTAATTGCTTTATGGACTGCAACGCCGGGCGCATCCTCAAAGGTGCAAAAACCATGACCGCCGACGGCTCGACTTGGATCGACGATTCTGTGGCAAACGGCGGACACAGCTGGCTGAATCCCTATTCCGAAGCCGCCAGGACTTATAATCTCACAATCGTCTCCGACTGTGCAGCCGCCGGATTCGACGCCGTAATTGCCGACTTTGTACAATTCCCGGTCGGTTATTCACTGGGGCTGATTGATTACGGTCCCGAGTCGCTCACAATAACCCGTGCGCAGATTTTAACCCAATTTATGCAGGATATGGTCGACGGTGCGAACATTCCCGTTTATTTAACTGTAAGAAATCTGACTGCTGAGGGCGCACTTGAATTCGGAGGAAGTCCGTTCGATTATCCCATCACGGGACTCTCAGGTTACGTCGCGGTGCTCAATTCGCCCACAATGCCACGCAAGACCGCCGCTTCCGGTCTGACTGCCGACATCGCTGCAGCAGACGCAGCTGAGGCTGCAGCCGTTTTCCCCGCCGATCAAACCGTCGTAATCGCAGTGATCGCCCCGCAGAACGACACCACAGCGCTGACCGGCTTTGAACAATACGCACAATTCATCAAATAGGAGAAAAATAATGATTAAAGGCATGAGAGCAATCGTACTTGCCGCCGGAAAAGGCACCCGGCTTTTGCGTGAGGGAGACGATTTTCCGAAGGCCATGAAGCCGCTGTGCGGGAAACCGATTTTGAGTTACGTTTTAAAATCTCTTAACTTTCTCGATAAAAAGGATATTTCCGTCGTGGTCGGCTACAAACGCGAAAAAGTACTCGATGCCTTTGACGGATACGATTTCGTTATACAGGAAGAACAGCTCGGAACCGGTCACGCGGTCAAAGTCTGCGAAAAGTCGTTTGAGGACTACGACGGTCCGGTGCTGATCATGCTCGGGGACATGCCGATGTTTAAACAGCAGACGCTCTTGGACATGTATGCCATTCAAATCAAAAACGGCGGTTGCGTTATTTTGACCGCCGTTAGCGAACGCAAGCTTCCTTATGGACGCATCATTCGGGATGAAAACGGAAAATTCGTCGGCGTGGCCGAAGAAAAGGACTGCACGCCGGAGCAGAAACTGATCAAAGAACTCAACCCGAGCATCTATGTTTTCGACGCAAAACAGCTCTTTTCCGCACTCGGAGAACTGCGTGCCGATAACGCCCAAAAGGAATACTATCTCACCGATGTTCCGACGATTCTGCAAAAACGTGGTATTCCGGTCACAACTCATACCATACGCGACGATGTCCAAATCATCGGGGTCAACACCGAGGAAGACCTCGAACTGTGCGCTGAATATATCAAATGAGCGGCGATCATAAGACCTTCACGGCCTGTTTCACCGGTCACCGTCCGGACAAGCTGCAAAAAGATCAGCTGCCGCACATCGCCGAAGCACTGCACGAGGAACTTTCCGGCTGCATTCGAAGCGGACACAGCCGTTTTATCTGCGGGATGAGCCGGGGATTTGATCTGATGTGCGCAAGGGCCGTGCTCAAGGCCAAATGGGAATATCCCAACGTCTTTCTGGAACTCGCTCTGCCCCACGCCGATCAGGCCGACCGCTGGAACGAGGCCGACAAGGCCGCTTATCACCATATCATCGAACGTGCCGACCTCGTGACCTGTCTTTCACCGAATTACGTCCGGGGCTGCATGCATGCCCGCAACCGCTACATGATCGACAATTCATCACTCTTGATCGCCTATTTTGACGGCTCTCCCGGCGGTACCGCGAGTACCGTGGAACTGGCTGTGAAGCGGAATATGGAAATACATAATCTATATCAAAATTCTGAAACGAACTGCGTTCATCACAGCAAATCATAAATAAAAAGGAAGAAACGAAATGCGCATCAGAATCAAACGGCTCACGCCCACTGCAAAACTCCCCGTCTATGCCACCGACGGCTCCAGTGCAGCCGACCTCTTTGCCGATATCGCTGAGCCGATTATACTCGAACCGGGCGAACGGTTTTTATTCCCGACCGGTATCGCGGCTCAGGTCGAGGGCAGCGGTTTTGGGCTGTTTGTCTTTGCACGCAGCGGTCACGGAAACAAACACGGCGTCACGCTCAGCAACAGTGTCGGCGTAATCGACAGCGATTATAGGGGCGAAATCCGCGTGGGTCTATCTAATCTCTCGGATGAACCGTACACGGTTATGCCCGGCGAACGGCTTGCCCAGATAGCGTTGATGCCGGTGGAACACGCCGAATTTTTCGAAGCCGAAGCACTCGACGAATCCGAACGGGGTGCGGGCGGTTTCGGCTCGACCGGAAAGCAATAAGGCTAAAAAATATATTATAAAAACTTCTTCTGTCAGAGGATGGTCATACTTATGTTAAAAAAAGTAATTTCCGTTTTATGTGCGTTCGCGTTTTTCTTTTTGATTATCGCCGCAATGTACACCGTCGTGCGCGGCGTCGGGTTGAACACCGGATTTTATAATAAGGAATATGCCGAACTCAATACTGCGGCTGACCTCGGAATGTCGCATGAAGACCTGATGAACGCCACCGAAACGCTGATCGACTATATCAAGGGCGATCGCGATAATATGGATGTGACCGCAACAATCAATGGCGTCCAACGCGAAGTTTTTAACGACCGCGAAAAAGCGCATATGGTCGACGTTGTAGCCCTGTTTAACGGCTGGAACACTTATAAAATTATCTGTCTGATCGCCTGCCCGTTCATCTTTGCGGCCGGTTTTTTCTCGGTCTCGGAGAACCGCACGCGTTACTTTGCCAAACGTTATATCGCAGGAGCAGCGATGTTCTTTGTGATTTTAATTGCGGCAGGCATCTGGGCCGCGATTGATTTCAATTCTCTTTGGACGCATTTTCACCTGTTGTTTTTCCATAACGACCTGTGGCTGCTCGACCCCAACACCAGCGTGATGATTAATATGTTCCCCGAAAAATTCTTTAATGATATGGTAACACGCATTATTGTTCTGACAGCCGCCGCCGTACTGATCCCGCTGGCTGCTTCGATTGTGTGTTTGGCGAGAAAGAAAAAAGAGAATAACACAAATGAATTGGAGGTTAGGTCATGAATATAAAATTAAAATGTCCATTCTGCAAAGGAACAATGAATTCTACAATTGAAATAAATGGGACTTATTTTAATTGCAATTCATGCAGATGCGGTTTTACAATTCTTGATAGTATATATGAAATGCCCGAGAATGAAGTAAATAAAATATTAAATTTAATATATGAATTTATTCTTCGTCATCCTTTATATGAAAAGCATAAATATCAATTTTATTTTGACAATTCTGACTCTATTAACGATGCTTTACCACCTTACATTATAAATATAGCAAATGAATTTAAAAATTACCCTAAGAACGCTATTGAAAAGATAAATAGGGTTTTAATCAATTTATCCATTCGTTATCCAAACATAGGTGACGCGATTGATTGGTCTCACGAAAATGAATATCGTCTTTTATTCTGCGATACTGAAAATCAAGAACAAGAAGCGAAAGCAATAATAAACTATTTAATAAACCTAAACTATATAGATGGAGATTCCTTATCGGGTACCGGAAAAATTTTGTTTAAGGGATGGGAAAAGATCGAAGAATTATCAAAGACTTTAGTAAAAAATCAAGGATTCATTGCGATTGGATATAAAGATACAGAATCAATTATAAAAACAATTAAGGAGACAATTGAAAATGATTGTAATATTAAATTTATCGCTATGGTCATAAGCGAAAAACAATATAACGGGCAAATTGTTCCCGAAATATTTTATGAAATTCAGCAAAGCAAATTTGTTGTCGTTGATGTAACAATTCCGAATTATGGTGCTTACTATGAAGCAGGTTATGCTGAGGCATTAGGTAAACCGGTAATAGTTTGTTGCCGAAAGAAAGAATTTGACGATCCAAAAAGAAAACCTCATTTTGATATAGCGCAAAAATCTTCTGTTATCTGGGAAGATGAAACTGATTTACGAGAACGTTTAAAAAAGCGAATTGAAGCAACTGTAAAATAATTAATCTTTCTTACAACCATAAAACTATTTTATAGAGCAATAAAATTTGATTTTTCCATTAAAAGAGCCGCGGTCTCCCACGGCTCTTGATTTTACTGTGTTTTGAATTTTAGTCGACGATGATCTGTTCGTCTTCGCGGTCGAAGCAGTGAACACGGTTAGTGTCGATCGCAAGTCGGATCGTGGAGCCGTCCTTGGTGGTCGTGGTCGGCTTGACGCGCGCAGTCATGCTCTGGCCTTCGCAGGACAGGTAGAGGTAGGTCTCGGAACCCATCGGCTCGGTGACTTCGACAAAGGCCTCAAAAATCGCATCGGGATGTGCCTCGAGGAAGTCAGCTTCGTCGTGCATATCTTCGGAACGGACGCCCATGATGATGGTGTTGTCGAAATAGTTTCTGAAGAACTCTCTTTTGTATTTTTCCGGCGGGAGTTTGAACAGGAACTTCTTTTGCTCACCGTATTCGAAACCGACACAGTTGCCCATGTCAATCACTCTGCCTTCAAGGAAGTTCATCATCGGGGAGCCGATGAAGCTTGCGACAAACAGGTTTGCCGGATGGTTATAGAGTGTATCAGGATCGGCGACCTGCTGAATATAGCCGTCTTTCATGACGACGATACGGTCGGCCATGGTCATGGCCTCGACCTGGTCATGCGTGACGTAAATAAATGTAGTACCGAGTTTGTTGTGCAGTTTCGAGATCTCGGTTCTCATCTGGTTTCTGAGTTTTGCGTCGAGGTTGGACAGCGGCTCGTCGAGCAGGAACACCTTCGGTTCGCGGACGATTGCACGACCAAGTGCAACGCGCTGACGCTGACCGCCGGAAAGCGCTGCCGGTTTACGGTCAAGGAACTTTTGAATATCGAGGATACGGGCGGCCTCTTTAACGCGGCGCTCAATATCTTTCTTGGGAATTCCGTGCAGGCGCAGACCGAACGCCATATTTTCATAGACGCTCATATGCGGATACAATGCGTAATCCTGGAACACCATCGCGATGTCTCTGTCCTTCGGGGCGACATTGTTGACTAGACGATCGTCGATGTAGCACTCGCCGCTCGAAATCTCCTCCAAACCGGCTACCATGCGAAGGGTTGTTGACTTACCGCAGCCGGACGGGCCGACCAGAATGATAAATTCCCTGTCCTTTATTTCAAGATTGAAGTCTGTAACAGCGAGTTTATCGTTGTTCGGATATTTTTTGCAGACATTCCGCAGTGACAATGTTGCCATTTCTGTTCCTCCTATAATAACATACGCCCTAGCTACGCCGAAAGCAATACGCTGAAGCGCACGTCGAAGCGTTATATGCAACATTATTTTAGCACAGTTGAGCGAAAAAATGAATAGTCCGGCACCTCGGTGAAGTGCCAAAGTTGACTTTTCGCGTTTGTACAAATTGTACATTTTATGAGCATTTAGCACAAGTTTGACTTTTTGGATTTGTACATGATGTACGTTTTTTAAAATCATATCGTCGTTTCCTGCCCGATTTTTCACTCAAAATTCACAATAATGTCTATTTTTTGCACTCATATGCCTTTTAGAACTATTCAAATCGAAAAAATTTATATCCGCGCATGCATATTGACAGTAAAATTGGTTTGTAATAAAATAGGCAAAAGAGACCAATGAGGAGGTTTTAATGTATGGTATATCCCAAAATCGGCATTCGCCCCACGATCGACGGCCGCTGGGGCGGCGTGCGCGAATCACTTGAAAAACAGACCATGGGAATGGCGGAAGCTGCCGCAAAACTCATCTCCGACAATCTCAGATATCCCGACGGAACACCGGTGAAATGTGTTGTTTCCGACACGACCATCGGCGGAGGCGCCGAAGCCGCGGCCTGTGCCGAAAAGTTCTCCGGTGAATCGGTTTGCGGTACTTTGACGGTCACACCCTGCTGGTGCTACGGCAGCGAGACCATGGACATGGATCCGACCACCGTGAAAGCGGTCTGGGGTTTTAACGGCACCGAACGCCCCGGCGCGGTCTATCTGGCGGCTGTTATGGCGGCTCATGCCCAAAAAGGGCTGCCGGCATTTTCGATTTACGGACATGATGTTCAGGATGCGGGAGATTCCGGCATCACACCCGACGTCGAGACCAAGATTCTGCAATTTGCCCGCTGCGCCGTTGCGGTAGGCCTGATGAAAAACAAGTCCTATGTCAACTTCGGCAGCATCTCGATGGGCATTGCGGGTTCTTACTGCGACGCGGATTTCTTCCAGAAATACCTCGGCATCCGCGCCGAATGGTGCGATCTGACCGAAGTTTTACGCCGCATGAAACTTGAAATTTACGACCATGACGAATACGACCGCGCATACGCGTGGATTAAAAAGAACTGCAAAGAGGGCTTCGACTGCAACGCCGGCAAGAACCTGCCCGAAATCATCACCAAGTCCAAGGTTATCGATCCCGACAAGGACTGGGAATTCATCACGAAATTCAGTTTGATCGTACGTGACGTGATGCTGGGTAATCCGGTTCTCGACAAAATGGGCTGGCATGAAGAGGCCCTCGGCAAAAACGCTATCGCGGGCGGTTTCCAGGGTCAGCGCCACTGGACCGACTGGCTGCCCAACGGCGACTTCACCGAAGCGATTATGAACTCGACCTTCGACTGGAACGGCGCACGCACGCCGGTGACTTTCGCCACCGAAAACGACACGATGAACGGTGTCGCCATGCTGTTGGGCTATCTGGTCTCCAATACCGCGCCGCTGTTCTCCGACGTACGCACCTACTGGAGTCCCGAGGCGGTTAAACGCGTGACCGGCAAATCCCCCAAGGGCATCGCCAAGGACGGTTTTATCCATCTGATTAACTCGGGCGCAACCGCACTCGACGGCACCGGCGCAGCCAAAAACGCCAAAGGCGAGGGCTGCATGAAGCCGTGGTGGGAAATGACGGACAAGGACATCGACGCCTGTCTGAAAGCCACCGACTGGTGCCGCGCCAATTATGAGTATTTCCGCGGCGGCGGATTCTCGTCGCACTTCCGCACGCAGGCCGAAATGCCCCTGACGATGATCCGCGCCAACATGGTCGACGGCATCGGTCCGGTATTGCAGATCGCCGAGGGTTATTCGGCCACCCTGCCCGACGATATTCATGAAAAACTCGACAAGCGCACCGACCCGACATGGCCGACCACTTGGTTTGTGCCGAAACTGACCGGAGAAGGCGCATTCAAGGACGTTTACAGCGTCATGGCCAACTGGGGCGCCAACCACGGTGCGAGCGTCTACGGACACGTCGGCGCGGAATTGATCACGCTGGCCTCGATGCTGCGTATCCCCGTCGCACTGCACAACGTCGAGGACACCCGCATCTTCCGCCCGCATGCCTGGTCGGCATTCGGCACCGACGAACTCGAGTCGGCCGACTACCGCGCCTGTGCGCACTACGGCCCGATGTATAAATAAAGATCAAATCTGCTGCGCGGGCGAATGTCCGCGCAGCAGTCAAGAATGTGAGCATG
The Oscillospiraceae bacterium DNA segment above includes these coding regions:
- a CDS encoding L-fucose isomerase, producing MVYPKIGIRPTIDGRWGGVRESLEKQTMGMAEAAAKLISDNLRYPDGTPVKCVVSDTTIGGGAEAAACAEKFSGESVCGTLTVTPCWCYGSETMDMDPTTVKAVWGFNGTERPGAVYLAAVMAAHAQKGLPAFSIYGHDVQDAGDSGITPDVETKILQFARCAVAVGLMKNKSYVNFGSISMGIAGSYCDADFFQKYLGIRAEWCDLTEVLRRMKLEIYDHDEYDRAYAWIKKNCKEGFDCNAGKNLPEIITKSKVIDPDKDWEFITKFSLIVRDVMLGNPVLDKMGWHEEALGKNAIAGGFQGQRHWTDWLPNGDFTEAIMNSTFDWNGARTPVTFATENDTMNGVAMLLGYLVSNTAPLFSDVRTYWSPEAVKRVTGKSPKGIAKDGFIHLINSGATALDGTGAAKNAKGEGCMKPWWEMTDKDIDACLKATDWCRANYEYFRGGGFSSHFRTQAEMPLTMIRANMVDGIGPVLQIAEGYSATLPDDIHEKLDKRTDPTWPTTWFVPKLTGEGAFKDVYSVMANWGANHGASVYGHVGAELITLASMLRIPVALHNVEDTRIFRPHAWSAFGTDELESADYRACAHYGPMYK